Part of the Pedobacter roseus genome is shown below.
CTGTCAGCGTAAAGGCCAGCCTCTTTAATCAGCTCATCGCTGGCTCCCGGAATGGTTTTCAGGTGGATGTAACCATTGTAATTCTGCTCCAGCCTTAATTTTTTTACCACTAAAAGCAAACGCTCCATGGTAAAATCGGCATTTTTGAAAATCCCCGAACTTAAAAACAGCCCTTCAATATAATTGCGGCGGTAAAAGTTCATGGTAAGGTCTACCACTTCATCTACCGTAAAGGCCGCACGTTTAATGTCGTTGCTTTTCCGCGATACACAGAACAAACAATCGTATATACAATGGTTGGTTAAGAGGATTTTTAAAAGCGAAACACAACGTCCATCTTCGGTATAAGTATGGCAAATGCCGGAAGAGTGACTGTCGCCCAGCCCTTTAGTAGTGTTTTTTCTTGTGCCGCCGCTTGATGAACAAGAAACATCGTATTTAGCGGCGTCAGCAAGAATATTAAGTTTTTCACGAATTCGATCAGACATAGGGGGAATATTTACTAACAAATATAGCTTAATAACTAAAAATATTAGTAAATAGATTTGTTAAATCTATTCGTTTAAGGAATAATCGTAATCTTAACTAAAACTGTTTGAAGGATTAAAGGGCAACTGATGAACCATTTGATAGTTTGCCTGATAGTATTGTAATGCTGAAAAAAATCGGTCTGCTTCAGTTTCATGATTTTTAAGCGGACTGAAATTGGCCACAAAATCAGGATTGTTAAATGCAATTTGATAAAAATAACCACCATTAAAGTTGTCAAACATTTCGGTTACGCTCGTTACATTTTCCCAACTGCAAAAAAAATCTGTTCTTCGGTACAAGAAAGAAGTACTTTTTAGTTTAATGCTGATTCCGTTTTCGTTGATCAGCACTGTACTGTGCACAAATATTTGCGTTCTGGTTATCCATAATAAAAACAGCGCCATCGAAATCATTGCTGTAGCAACTAAAAATAAGGTGCTAAGTTCTGAAAGTGAAGTGGGTAAATTAAAAAGGCAATACAACATTAAGGATATAAAAATCGCGGGTATGCCAACCATTGCGATTAATAACACACTATTTTTGTGGTATTTTAATTTATAGGAATGCATAAGGATTAATTTTTTATAAAATTAAGGCCTTATAAATTGTTCTGAAATACTGATTAATAGGTAATTCTTGACAGACCGGCTGTAGGTTTAATTACCCTCCCATTCTTTGTAAAACTGATCAAGGTACAATAACATAAAATTATGCCTTTCTATCGCTATTTTTTTACCTGCCACGGTATTCATCATATCTTTAAGCAATAGCAGTTTTTCGTAAAAGTGGTTAATGGTTGGGGCAGTGGTATTTTTGTAACTTTCTTTGTTCAGGTGCTCTTCCGGTAGGATGGCTGGATCATAAAGCACCCTGTTCTTAAATCCGCCATAAGTAAATGCCCTGGCAATACCAATGGCACCAATGGCATCCAGGCGATCGGCATCCTGAACGATTTGCATTTCTTTTGAAGTAAAACCTGCTCCATCAAAACTATTTTTGAACGACATGTGCTGAATAATCAGCTTAACATGTTCAATAGTCTCTGCATCAACTTCGATAGATTTTAAGAAGGAAGCTGCCATATTGGGGCCTAATTCTTCATCACCATTGTTAAATTTAGGATCGGCAATATCGTGCAGCAATGCAGCAAATGCAACCACAAATTCATTGCCATTTTCTTGCTGATTGATGGTTAAAGCGGTTTTAAACACACGCTCAATGTGAAACCAATCATGTCCTGCCTCAGCATGCGCTAAGGTTTCTTTTACAAAATCAATGGTTTTCTGGATGGTAACCTGCATAAGATCTAATTTTCTCCAAAGGTATTGGAATTATCTGCAGGGATAAAAAAATGATATCAACAGCGACGGTTTAGCTTGCCGTCGCTGCCCTGTTTTCGTCATCAGCAATGATTTTGATCAAATCACTGTGATTTAAAGTTAATAAATGTGGTACTTCAACTTCTAAAATTGCTGCAATCTGAAATAAACGGTCGATAGTTAATTTACTATATCCGAGCTCAATTTTGCTGTAAGCATTTTGTGATATTTTCAGTTTCGCTGCCAGATAATCTTGAGTATAATCTCTGTATTCTCTAATTTTTCTAATATTCCCGGCAACATTTTTTGTCTTTAACGCCAATACATCTTCCATAAAAGGGATAGTTTTTTAATGTTCTTCTCTTATCTACGAAAATCTTGATATAACAGATTTCGGAACTGCACATTTTTAGCACTAATAGGAATAACGCGAAACGGTAGAAAGAATTATTTATTACAACAAAGGAACAACCTAAATGTTTAATGTATTCTAATTGTGAGTTGCTAATCAGCGCATTACGAAAACTTTAAGCCGCCTAGCTTCGTTTCTTAAATAACCCTGGCGTTAAAAGCCGGTTTATAAAAGGAGTAGCCGAAAACCTCAAACAGAGTAGGCATTATTAAAATTAGAAAACGTTATGAAACTTCAAGAGTTAAATTTAAACGAAATGAAAGAAATCAACGGTGGTGGTTTATTTGGTGGTAATGATTCATCGAGTTCAGGTGGGCTGTTAGGGTCTATCGGAATTGGTAACCTGTTATCATTCTCAAATGAAACCCAAGACGGAGATGAATCGAGTAAAACCTCGTTCTCTTTAGGGAATAACATTGGTGGAAGCTTAGAAGGATTATTCAAAAGCTTAACCAGCTAATTTGACGTAACGACTCAATTTATAAAAAAGGGACTTCTTCGGAGGTCCTTTTTTTATGTCCTGCGGTTAACGTTTTGAATAATAAAATTGTTTTAATTAACTGACAACCAGTTGTTTTATTGTATTCGCTGCTGTTGTTCGATACCTGGTTTTACCGAAATCTGATGTCCTTATTAATGCGTTTGTTAATTAAAGGCTGTTCAAACAGCGATAAGGGAATGCTGAAAACCTTTAACAGAGTAGGCTTATTAAATCTATTTATTATGAAAATGCAAGATTTGAATTTAACAGAAATGAAAGAGATTAATGGTGGCGGTTTATTTGGTAACAACAATTCATCAAGTAATGGTGGTTTATTGGGATCAATCGGAATCGGTAATTTATTGTCGTTCCAAACCGCCAGTAAAGATGGTGATGAAGCAAGTGCAAGTTCGTTATCGATCGGTAATAACATTGGCGGAAGCTTAGCTGGCTTATTTGATAGCTTAAGCAAATAATAACAGTTAAAAATGAATAAAGGAGTGGTAATTCAAAATTACGCTCCTTTTTCTATTCAATTTAATTTAGAGCAATGGAAAATTTATCAGAAAAAGAACTTGTAACTATTGGTGGCGGTGGCTTGTTTGATGGCAATAAGGCCACTATGGGCATATTGCTTACGGCAACAGCAGATAGTTTACTAAACCTCACTTTTACCAGGAGTTATGGCGATTACAAAAATTCTACTACACTTTCGGTAGGTAATGGCATTAACTTAAATCTCGGCTTTTTAGGCCAGAAACAATAATTGAACAATAATTTTAATAAGGACCATTGATTTGGTCTTTATTTTTTTGAAGAAAACCAAAACGACTTAAATGCGTATATCATTTAGATATGGATAGCGACAAATATATATTTCCGAAAGAAGTTATTGAAAATACGGCCGAATACCATTTTCATACCCATAATTCCTACACTAAAATTATATATCAGGTAATACTGGCGGTACTGATTCTTGCTTTTTTAGCCATGTTCCTCATCAAGGTTGATGTAAACGTGAAAAGTACGGGGCTTTTTAGGCCAACTGCAGAGCGGAATGAGATTAAACCACTGATTGCCGGCCGTATCGATTCGCTTTTTATTAAG
Proteins encoded:
- a CDS encoding HD domain-containing protein, which produces MQVTIQKTIDFVKETLAHAEAGHDWFHIERVFKTALTINQQENGNEFVVAFAALLHDIADPKFNNGDEELGPNMAASFLKSIEVDAETIEHVKLIIQHMSFKNSFDGAGFTSKEMQIVQDADRLDAIGAIGIARAFTYGGFKNRVLYDPAILPEEHLNKESYKNTTAPTINHFYEKLLLLKDMMNTVAGKKIAIERHNFMLLYLDQFYKEWEGN
- a CDS encoding helix-turn-helix domain-containing protein, with the translated sequence MEDVLALKTKNVAGNIRKIREYRDYTQDYLAAKLKISQNAYSKIELGYSKLTIDRLFQIAAILEVEVPHLLTLNHSDLIKIIADDENRAATAS